A genomic region of Mycobacterium senriense contains the following coding sequences:
- a CDS encoding DUF1304 domain-containing protein, protein MIATALVFAALAALLHVYIFVIESLTWTSERTRATFGTTPAEAETTKLLAFNQGFYNLFLAIVTGVGIAAVALGHTGIGAALIFAGVGSMAAAAVVLIASDRDKARAAATQGTFPAIAIVLLLLGLQQ, encoded by the coding sequence ATGATCGCCACCGCGTTGGTGTTCGCCGCACTGGCGGCGTTGCTGCACGTCTACATCTTTGTGATCGAATCGTTGACTTGGACCTCGGAGCGCACCCGCGCCACCTTCGGCACCACCCCGGCCGAAGCCGAAACCACCAAGCTGCTCGCCTTCAACCAGGGCTTCTACAACTTGTTCCTGGCCATCGTCACCGGCGTGGGCATCGCCGCGGTTGCGTTGGGGCACACGGGGATTGGAGCGGCGCTGATCTTCGCCGGTGTCGGGTCGATGGCCGCGGCAGCGGTGGTGCTGATCGCGTCCGACCGTGACAAGGCGCGCGCCGCCGCGACGCAGGGCACCTTTCCGGCGATCGCCATCGTGCTCCTGCTGCTCGGGCTTCAGCAGTAA